The sequence aatatattttaaaaaaattatataatttagaatatgctcaataacttataaaaattaaatcatttttaattcatAACCTTTAAATTTCAATTGCACTATATCTCGAGAAGAAATTCTCACTAGACAAAAGAACTTGCAGTGGTCATTGCGTGTGGACTCCGCTCACTTTGAAttgtttgtattttatatatcaattgaGGACAAAAGAAGTCTTTGTCCTTTATAAACATTATTACAGATGCAAAGTTAAAATAGAACGACGTCTTGATGtttataaaagataattttattttttaaaaattattaaaatttattttaataaaaaatcgaCAATATTGAGTAGGAATATTAAATGGGCGGGTgagattaaaattaaatatattaaaatggaTTAAAATTTGAGTGGATTGTGAttaaattcaattcaaaattatCTTGAGTTAAAACCTCAAAATTCGAATTTAGTGAGTTATCTACAGTTGAGCTCATTTTTAACCTCCATAATGTTTgaagttaaaaatgaaaaaggagaTTATTTGTGTCGCATTCGTCATTTGATCAATCAATCATACAATTATTCAACAGCAAATATGATATACTTGGCCCTAGTAATACTGATTATGGacctttgaaaattattttaaaacttaaaagcaaaatatttaaaaagttggTTAAACTATGACCATCCTACAAGACCAATGTTTatacaaagaaagaaagggCGAAAGAATCTTCTTATTTTTGGTAATCTAATACGCATTTTAAACAAACTTAGTCCAAATtactttctttgttatttttaattaaaatataaacaatatgTGGATATATTATGAGAAATAAGTGTTTCTAAAAATGAAGGGAAAACATAGTTAATCTTATTTATAGAAGTTTGTTTAAGATTATTATTTAATTGCCATAGACTATCGCTCTTAAAAGTAGCATTCACAGCACTTGTGTATTACTACACACCAACCTTCTGTTGCAACTTAGCTTTTAGCTATGGCGGAAATAGTATATGATTCTTTCCCATTTATGAGAGTTTACAAAGACGGTCGAATCGAAAGGCTGATGGGCGAAGGTTTTGTCCCACCAGAATCAGATCCTGAAACCGGAGTACAAATCAAAGACGTTCAAATTGATCCACAAATTAACCTATCAGCAAGACTTTACCTGCCCAAAAATGTGGACACTGTTGAGAAAATTCCTCTTTTTGTCTACTTTCACGGCGGTGGTTTTGTGATCGAATCTGCTTATTCACCTTCATATCACAAGCATATAAGCAAGGTAGCAGCTGAAGCAAAAGTAGTTATTGTTTCTGTTAACTACAGGTTAGCTCCTGAGTACCTTTTACCCATAGCTTATGAAGATTCCTGGCTAGCTCTCAAATGGGTCGCTTCACATgccaatggtgatgatggttATGAGCCATGGCTAAAAGACCATGCCGATTTCAATCGCCTCTTTTTGGGGGGAGATAGTGCGGGTGGTAACATTGCACACCATATAGCCATTCGGGTGGGGTTGGAAAAGTTGGAGGGTATGAAACTTAAAGGGATTTTCCTTGCCTGTCCATTTTTCTGGGGGAAGGATCCTATTGACGGTGAGGGAGAAAAATTAGATGTCATTGAGAAGCTATGGTTGCTCGTGAATCCGAATAGCTCGGGATTAGATGACCCGTTGATTAACCCGGTAAAGGATCCGAAGTTGTCTAGCTTAGGATGTGATAAAGTAGTTGTGTATGTGGCCGGAAAAGATGTGTTGAGATTCAGGGGATTATACTATAAGGAGGTGTTGGAGAAGAGTGGGTGGCCGGGAACGGTGGAGGTTGTGGAGGTTAAAGATGAGGCACATGTGTTTTACCTGTCTGCTACAGAAACTGAAAATGCCATGGCCATGATGAAAAAATTGGCCTCTTTCCTTAATCAGTCCTAGGCCTAATCATGGTAATTGGGTACGCACGTTTTGAAGGAGGAGGAAACTTACTATTGACATATGTCAAACGAACACGTCTAAAACAAAGCTGACTGACGAGTTTACAGCACTATTATTTACCTCACGTactatttttatgaataaaaaatggATGTAATTGTCAGAGATTTTCTCATGGtaaaattttttcttgatatatttCTCAATCTTCGGAGATTGCAGCCTActgttttaatttaaataggTTGACTAAGCGGATGGACTAAATGTAAGTTGGTAAATATTTCTATCTGTTATCAATGAGGTTATTATAAAGTGATAaatattcttcatttttaattaaaagtctCAAATTTTAAACTAGTTGTTATTGATCTTTCTGGTTCTTCTCCATTTAAAACTAAgccataaataaaataaatggcCTTGCCTTGGTCGTGACGTATGGGCTATCATATGGTGATGAATTATAAATCTtagatgaaaaaaatatcaGATGTGGGCATTCACACTGTTcaaattgaatatgaaaatttgatttgagttttatatttttatattgaagaaattaccgtttttcaaattcaattaagCTTGCAATTGATTGGAGTTTTAAGGTTTCATTTAAAACTAATCAATTTTGACAttgtgaatttaaatttttgagcCTTTAATACAAGTATGACAATAAACAAGCTCAATTCCCTTGATAGTTTACTGTTTCGAATGTATAACTTTTTACAGTTTACTTGAGGTCACTACACTCATGCCGTGGATTATACTCGTAGACTATTTTTCACTTTTATCAACGTgatattgaaaatgaaaatagaattatttgattttaattaatgaaatcatTTTGATGACATAGAATACTAATTAActatttgacttttaaaaataaaatttattaccaAGTTCTTGGTTTTAAAAGTAGATTTATCTCACAGCACTTGTTTATAGTAACACCAACCTTTTCTGGTAACTTAGCTTTCAGTAATGGCGGAAATAGAACATGACCTTTCCCCACTGATTAGAGTTTACAAAGATGGTCGAATCGAGCGGATGATGGGTGAAGGTTTTGTCCCACCTGAATCGGATCCTGAAACCGGAGTACAAATCAAAGACATTGAAATTGATCCACAAATTAACCTATCAGCAAGACTTTACCGGCCCAAATATATAGACCCGGTTCAGAAAATCCCCCTTTTCGTCTACTTTCACGGCGGCGCTTTTGTAATCGAATCTGCTTCTTCACCTACCTATCACAAGCATCTAAGCATGGTAGCAGCTGAAGCAAAAGTCATCATTGTCTCTGTTAACTACAGGTTAGCTCCTGAGTACCCGTTACCCATAGCATATGAAGATTCATGGATAGCTCTCAAATGGATCGCTTCACATGCTAATGGTGATGGTTATGAACCATGGATAAAAGACCATGCCAATTTCAATCGCGTCTATTTTGGGGGAGATAGTGCGGGTGGTAACATCGCACACCATATGGCCATTCGGGTCGGGTTGGAGAAGTTGGAGGGTGTGAAACTTGATGGGATTTTCCTAGCCTGTCCATATTTCTGGGGGAAGGATCTGATTGACGGTGAGGGAGAAAACTTGTTTGTCAAGGATTGCATTGATAAGCTATGGCTGTTTGCGAATCCCAACGGCTCGGGATTAGATGACCCATTGATTAACCCGGAAAAGGATCCGAAATTGTGTAGCTTAGGGTGTGATAAAGTAGTTGTGTATGTGGCCGGAAAAGATGCATTGAGATTCAGGGGATTATACTATAAGGAGGCGTTGGAGAAGAGTGGGTGGCCGGGGACGGTGGAAGTTGTGGAAGTTAAAGATGAGGAACATGTGTTTCACCTGTTTGCTCCTGAAGCTGACAATGCCATGGCCATGTTGAAAAAATTGGTCTCTTTCCTTAATCAGTCATAGGAATTGAGtactatttttatgaattaattggatgtaattgttaaaaattttctttttattgaataaatgtTGGATCATTTATATAGTAAAAGATCTTGTGGTAGCTTATTACagtttgttattaatttttgtttattgaaatcgcaagttcaaataaaattcTAACTTTTAGATCAACTTGATTTCATATTGCTTATTAGAAGATCATGtctaaataatcatattttaactTGTGATCAATCCCTAAATACcgttagaaagaaaaataaggcataatagttattttttgtataacaaGATTATTAGTTATTCGTTGAATTTCTTTGAGATATTTCACTTGAATCATTAATTTTCTATCATAGTTTCTCCcttatttgtataaattataatactcCATTCCGTccaaattaattgattatcttactaaaaatatttgtcTCATATTAGTTAATCaccttacaaaataaaaaaaaatattaatcaaaatttttctatattacCCTAGCAATTATTTCATTTGAAAGTATTCATACTTATTTGTAAAATTTCCAAGAAGTTTTTTAAAGAGGtgaataagttaaattattttcttatttatgtcATAGCTAATGTTAAGGGAAATTCTAATTTGCAACTACAGGTTTGCCCAATCTTGCTATTAGCctgatttgtataatttagttcttgattgtataaattcagaattttaGATATGCTTATCCTAGTTATTTATATATGgtttatgaaaaaatcataataaaatgcCTCGTTTGTATTTTGACAAGTGAAATATACAAACAGATAGAAAACTTTTGTAACTTTCATAGCAAATGAAACTATAGTTATGAAGCACAATCATcaaaactatagctatagagCATAATTATATCTATTATGTTTGCTATTTCGAAAATCTTCTCTTCTTAATATGCCTTTAAAGACAATGATTGACTAATATGAGGAGTAATTGGCCCAAGTGCTATTTTTATCAAGGCTTTGCTACTTTAAATATTTCACCGATTTGAAATAGTGATGCTTGATCTGTGATTTGAGTGGTTAATAATGCACTTAAATATGATGATATTGGTCTACGCTAcccataaatttattatatatgccTAAAATATAAGAGAAAAGTTGTTGCtcacataattttattaaagtttAAGTGAAATATCCTTAAAAAGCATGAATTAACACatgaatatttaagaaaatacatAGAATAACCATATGATCATCTAAATCATTatagaaattatttcaaaattgacGTGAAACAATTACAATCTTTTCTAATATTTGAAAGAACTTAAGCATCTGAttcaaaatcttaaaataatgaataagtTATCTTAAAACATGGTCTAAAACCCATATGAAAATCTTCATAACAGAGGAGAGACGTACATAATTATTGGATTacgaaataataatattaaattacgTTAATCATGGCTATTTATCGGAGAAAGTGGTCTGGTTATTATTCCTTGAAATCATCTATATTTTTACAACTTATTACTTCACTATCTTTTAATTGGATATGAAAATGTTGTAGAGTAAATGAAAAAGTAgaattattattgaaaaaacGGAAAGGACCTAAAATATCTTCGAAGTATAAGAAATGGTATAAAATGtattttcatccacctattgacttCAAAATGTCCTTGTCACCCACCTATTGACTcgaaaatacccttgtcatccacatttgagttcaaaattgaccacttatttaaggATTCAAATTTAAAccatttgaataatttttaaaaaaatacttggcgctcaacaatttgatataatttaatttattaatatcatttataaaccaacctctacccatccattactaattaaacctcacccaattaataaatcaactctaatatcaaaatcgcccTAAACACTATTAAAAGGCACGACGAAATTacagattcctgaaaatgatattcaaaattatttgagtcTGAATTGAAAGTCCAATTAAATCTAGGTTGaaccgcttatttaggaggataCTTTCAATGtgattctctttcaagcttAAATTcgaattttatgattaaaggtaaagaagtagtacatcccgaattaattcatgcattttttaaatataattcaataaatatttattatttgttttaaatattaaaactttaatacattctttttaaaaaagttatctattaagtaacatcacataattgagacgggtgaataattaagatgaacataatcAGACTTTTAAgattatcggtaatttttaattagacacttgaattataatatgttttgattgatgACTTCTATGTATGATAATCTACTTCTATAGACATTTTCGCCTCAAAATTTTAGTATTAGCTGTAGTTTTTCTGTTGTTACATTAGTAATGAGTcgggtttattaattgggtgtgatttaattagtaattgtGGGTAgtagattgatttataaattatattaataagttaaattataacaaatagttgagagtcatgtattaaaaaatatataaatagtttaaatttaaaatcgttaaataagtggtcaattttgaacccaaagatgGATGACAagagtattttggagccaatagatgaATGAGAAGGATATTTTGGAATAATAGGTGGATGGatgataattttgtaccatttctaatacttcaaaatattttaggcCGTTGAAAAAAAGagatctttttaatttatttattttgaaatgtgtttttttctttttgtggagTTTGTTGAGGGACTCCATAACTTGTTCAAATTTTGTTTGAACAAGTAATAGCACAAATAAATGCAAATGGCcataaaaactatcaaaattaaattattagttaCTTTAAGTAAACATGTTGACCCCAAACTAGGAAAAAAAAGGATTTGGACATTCAATTCAAAATGCAAGAGgcaaattttaaaacaaagcCAACTCTTGGTAATAAAAGTGAGTGTCACAGCACTAGTTTATATATAGTATACCAACCTTCTCTTCCTTGTAACTTACCCTTTATCAATGGCGGAAATTTTACATGATTTTTTCCCATTGATGAGAGTTAACAAAGATGGTCGAATCGAGAGGCTGGCCGGCGAAGGTTTTGTCCCATCTGAATCTGATCCTGAAACCGGAGTACAAATCAAAGACGTTCAAATTGATCCACAAATTAACCTATCAGCAAGACTTTACCTGCCCAAAAATGTCGACCCGGTTCAGAAAATTCCCCTTTTCGTCTACTTTCACGGCGGCGGCTTTGTTATCGAATCTGCTTTTTCTCCTACCTATCACAAATATCTTAGCCTGGTAGCAGCTGAAGCAAAAGTCGCGATCGTCTCTGCTAACTACAGGTTAGCTCCTGAGTACCCTTTACCCATAGCTTATGAAGATTCATGGCTAGCTCTCAAATGGGTCACTTCACATGCCAATGGTGATGGTCGTGAACCATGGCTAAAAGACTATGCCGATTTCAATCGTGTCTTTTTAGGCGGAGATAGCGCGGGTGGTAACATCGCACACCATATAGGCATTCGGTTAGGGTTGGAAAAGTTTGAGGGTGTGAAAATTGATGGGATTTTCCTTGCGTGTCCATATTTCTGGGGAAAGGATCGTATTGAGGGTGAGGGAGAAAACTTGCTTGCCAAGGATTTCGTTGAGGACCTTGTGTTGGTTGGGAATCCCAATAGCACGGGGTTAGATAAGGATCCTATTGACTTAGGTTCCAAGAATCTCTTTGAGAAGCTATGGTTGTTTGTGAATCCCACCAGCTCGGGTTTTGATGATCCGTTGATTAACCCGGAAAAGGATCCGAAATTGTCTGGGTTAGGGTGTGATAAAGTAGTTGTCTATGTGGCCGGAAAAGATCCGTTGAGATTCAGGGGATTTTACTACAAGGAGGTGTTGGAGAAGAGTGGGTGGCCGGGGACGGTGGAGGTTGTGGAAGTTAAAGGCAAGGGACATGTGTTTCACCTGTTTGTTCCTGAAGCTGAAGAAGCCATAGCCATGCTGAAAAAATTGGCCTCTTTCCTTAATCAGTCATAGGCCCCACTCATTTTTAATCTTGTTTGTCATGGAAATTCAACTATATAATAAGGCAGCATGAGCCAAAGCAAATGAATTAAGTACCATTTTTGTGAGTGAATGAATTAGACGTAATTGTGTTTTTGTTGCTCAAAACCTTAAAgtgattaataaaatatctttaaagtCTTGTGAAAATCTTCATTACTAACAGGGACGTGCATAATTATGAAGTTACACAATACTAATAACTAGCATTAAACTATGTTTATTGTGATCGCTATTTAGTGGAGAGAGTGGTCATGACTTCTGCTAAGCCAATTAATATCTTAGCctgctttattatttttttcaaacatttgCCCTAACCCAactttttaatatgttttacaaatatttaaattgttaattttattgtaattttcgATGATATAAcctataaaacaaaattaatgtgACGTCTTTATATTAGTTGcttatttaagtatattttaaagAACCTCTATTTAACAAATTATATGAGACAACTAAGGagtagtaaataaataaaatatgggCAAAAGTTAAGCTAAAGGCCAAATTGGTCAACATCGAATCAAGTTGGGAACTATACAACAAAGTAGCCATGGCAAATTTCGGAAAAGCCTTTTTCACAGCTCCTCTAATTCTCACTTCTAATTTAGAGGCCTAAGCAAGATGAGTTCGCTCGCATGAACACATGTTTTTCTCCAGAAATCATACATaatagtattatattttttcagaGTAATCTTTtgttaaatataaatatgtgaatccataattgaagtataatataATGTAATGATGATTGAGTGGattagatttttgaattttataactgttttgtattatttttctttgtaaaattaaataacacCTCTCTAAATGGTTATTCGTAGCACTTTTGacgttttaattaattaatcattctAATTTTGTATCTATAATCTTAAAAGTTTCACTGTTTTTAATAATACAAACTAAATATCAAATGAATTAGATCCATTTTTTCATAGCAGAGCACCCATCATCTGAATACGTGATGCTTTTAGGTAGTACtccatattcttgcagaagatAACATCTTagaatacatacaagatgcaacAAATTGGCTTATAGCGTTTAAAGAAATTGTctactttattttaatatttaagtttGAAAAATTATCACCATTATTTGTCCTACCCcattaaattatttcatataatgAGTTTTGTCCATTCTACTTTGTAAATATGGGACTGCTGTCTTCCATTCTTCATATGGTGAACTTGATATCTCCATTAACTCTTAGCTACAGAGAGTTTTACTTTCCTTTCTGTTTTTATctaaaggaaagaaataaattttattttattgaagaaTTCAAGTCTTAGCCTTTGATACATCAAACATGAACCTTCTTATTTTTGGCTTTCTCTTGTGAGACGTGTGGATCTATTGCTTTAGTAATAAGTAATTAGAACAGTCGACTATATATGTgactttttcttaaaaaacagTAACCTAAGctactaattttttaaattcaaatctgGCCATGTCTCCTCAAGATATTGATTAGTTACATTGATCTTTGTAAACCTTGTTAAATACATAACGTTAAATATGAAGAATTATAGAggatagggaaaagggtctgatatacccctcaactttgtcatttggagctgacataccctcgttataaaagtggctcatatatgcccttaccgttatacaaacggctcacatatacccctgccgttacaaaatggctcacatatacccttcatttaacggaagttaaaaaaatagttttaaatttatatttgttacttctaatttttttaaaaaaattatttaggggtatatatgattcttctatcaaagttcaaggtatattttaatttttttcatacataaattattttttgacttcttttattataattatttgagtttcttattcttattttgtttttttctttcattccttagtttaaagaaaaaaagtttaaactatttttgtttgtgtgtattgtaatttaatttcgtattcgacgaaaaaatttgatcatctacaataagttttacaagaatattagtgaaacataaataaatttgattatcaaaataataattataaattagtcattgaaacaaaaaaaggtcaaaaaaatatgtctgacgaggattaaatttactcatatgggattatattttttagaaaaaaataataaaaatttagattaaaattatatttttttcattttcgttagaggaaaagggtatatgtgagccatttgtttaccaatagaggtatatatgagtcaatttcataacaaggggtatatcagctcttaatgacaaagttgagcggtatatcagacccttttccctggAGGATATGATTTCTTATGaccattttcaaaatttaatacttcCCTTCTCATACGTGTAAGACTTCTTATCACCATTTTCAAAAGTTCTATTCCTGAACAGTAGATcgtctttaaaacatttttctaCTAGACTAACTAAATTTAGATACATTAACACGTGGTTTCAAACACTTGTAGGGCGTGAGACTCTTAACAAAAACCCAAGAGAAGTGCTGAAAATATTCCTAAACTTGACGAGATTTAGGGGTATATTTCACTCTTGTTACAAAATAGGAGTGTACTAAAGTTCAATTAATCgaataagaaaatgattttaacGCGATCATTAGTTCAGAGttgaaactaataattcaaGCCAAATTTAAGAGTGTTTTTGTTACTTCTTTAAAAATTTACTTATCTTAAGATTAAATTTGTGAAAGACTACAAAATCAAATTGaacaaaattaaattcttttcttttttccaaatAATCTCTTGAccatttaaatagaaaaaaaaatgagcttttcatatttctaataataaaattaaaatcaaatttgcAATGCTAAAGAAACAAATGTCTCAAAGTTAAAACAACTTGAGAAAATGccaaatatcaaaatatgtCTATATTCAATGTAGCCATTCAGTCTTATCGCTATATACTAGTTCTGGAAACGTGCCTTGCACGTTTGATCTCTGTTactgttataatttatataagcCCAAGATATAAATTGCTCGACATTATCTGATGTACTCCTATATGTCTTTTTGtgcatataaaataaactttttttagtGTTTACTTTTTCCCTAGAACTtaaatatcaacaaatttttttgtggatgatGAGCAACTTGGAAGGCTAGAACTAAACCCCAAGGCTGAAATTTCTTGGGATATAAATACTCTaacaatcattaaaaataaaaaaatgaatgaaggaC comes from Solanum pennellii chromosome 1, SPENNV200 and encodes:
- the LOC107015752 gene encoding probable carboxylesterase 7, which translates into the protein MAEIVYDSFPFMRVYKDGRIERLMGEGFVPPESDPETGVQIKDVQIDPQINLSARLYLPKNVDTVEKIPLFVYFHGGGFVIESAYSPSYHKHISKVAAEAKVVIVSVNYRLAPEYLLPIAYEDSWLALKWVASHANGDDGYEPWLKDHADFNRLFLGGDSAGGNIAHHIAIRVGLEKLEGMKLKGIFLACPFFWGKDPIDGEGEKLDVIEKLWLLVNPNSSGLDDPLINPVKDPKLSSLGCDKVVVYVAGKDVLRFRGLYYKEVLEKSGWPGTVEVVEVKDEAHVFYLSATETENAMAMMKKLASFLNQS
- the LOC107027438 gene encoding 2-hydroxyisoflavanone dehydratase-like; protein product: MAEIEHDLSPLIRVYKDGRIERMMGEGFVPPESDPETGVQIKDIEIDPQINLSARLYRPKYIDPVQKIPLFVYFHGGAFVIESASSPTYHKHLSMVAAEAKVIIVSVNYRLAPEYPLPIAYEDSWIALKWIASHANGDGYEPWIKDHANFNRVYFGGDSAGGNIAHHMAIRVGLEKLEGVKLDGIFLACPYFWGKDLIDGEGENLFVKDCIDKLWLFANPNGSGLDDPLINPEKDPKLCSLGCDKVVVYVAGKDALRFRGLYYKEALEKSGWPGTVEVVEVKDEEHVFHLFAPEADNAMAMLKKLVSFLNQS
- the LOC107011126 gene encoding probable carboxylesterase 7 is translated as MAEILHDFFPLMRVNKDGRIERLAGEGFVPSESDPETGVQIKDVQIDPQINLSARLYLPKNVDPVQKIPLFVYFHGGGFVIESAFSPTYHKYLSLVAAEAKVAIVSANYRLAPEYPLPIAYEDSWLALKWVTSHANGDGREPWLKDYADFNRVFLGGDSAGGNIAHHIGIRLGLEKFEGVKIDGIFLACPYFWGKDRIEGEGENLLAKDFVEDLVLVGNPNSTGLDKDPIDLGSKNLFEKLWLFVNPTSSGFDDPLINPEKDPKLSGLGCDKVVVYVAGKDPLRFRGFYYKEVLEKSGWPGTVEVVEVKGKGHVFHLFVPEAEEAIAMLKKLASFLNQS